One window of the Shewanella cyperi genome contains the following:
- a CDS encoding 1,4-dihydroxy-2-naphthoyl-CoA synthase, which translates to MTKQISDIFDPELWAPVEGFQFEDITYHRAKDQGTVRIAFNRPDCLNAFRPKTVDELYTALDHARQWSDVGCVLLTGNGPSAKGQYSFSSGGDQRIRGKDGYKYEGAEPGSADVARMGRLHILEVQRLIRFMPKVVIAVVPGWAVGGGHSLHVVCDLTLASKEHAVFKQTDPDVASFDSGYGSAYLAKMVGQKRAREIFFLGFNYSAEEAVAMGMVNRAIPHAELEIEALRWAKEINSKSPTAMRMLKYGFNLPDDGLVGQQLFAGEATRLAYGTDEAREGRDAFLEKRDQDYSRFPWHY; encoded by the coding sequence ATGACCAAACAAATTTCTGATATTTTTGACCCGGAGCTCTGGGCTCCCGTCGAAGGTTTTCAATTTGAAGACATCACCTACCACAGGGCCAAAGATCAGGGTACCGTTCGCATTGCGTTTAATCGTCCCGATTGCCTTAACGCCTTCAGGCCCAAAACAGTAGACGAGCTCTATACCGCCCTGGATCACGCCAGGCAATGGTCAGATGTAGGTTGCGTACTGCTGACAGGTAACGGTCCGTCGGCCAAGGGACAATACTCCTTCTCCTCCGGCGGCGATCAGCGTATTCGCGGCAAAGACGGTTATAAATACGAAGGTGCCGAACCCGGCAGTGCCGATGTGGCACGGATGGGGCGCTTACATATCCTCGAAGTACAACGACTGATCCGTTTTATGCCCAAGGTAGTGATAGCCGTTGTCCCCGGTTGGGCCGTAGGTGGTGGCCACAGTCTGCATGTAGTGTGCGATCTGACCCTGGCTTCCAAAGAACATGCGGTCTTCAAGCAGACCGATCCGGACGTGGCAAGCTTTGACTCTGGCTACGGCAGTGCTTATCTCGCCAAAATGGTGGGGCAAAAACGGGCCCGGGAAATATTTTTCCTTGGCTTCAATTACAGTGCCGAGGAGGCTGTCGCCATGGGCATGGTGAATCGCGCCATCCCCCATGCCGAGCTGGAAATCGAAGCGCTGCGCTGGGCCAAGGAGATCAACTCAAAATCCCCAACCGCCATGCGCATGCTCAAATACGGCTTTAACCTGCCGGACGATGGCTTGGTGGGTCAACAACTGTTTGCCGGTGAGGCCACCCGTCTGGCCTATGGCACGGATGAGGCCCGTGAGGGACGGGATGCCTTTCTCGAAAAACGGGATCAGGATTATTCCCGCTTCCCCTGGCACTATTGA
- a CDS encoding DUF2061 domain-containing protein: protein MLKTMTFAMLHFGVAFSITYLLTGSLLIGGAVALIEPTINTVVFYFHEKVWKRIESNRAVLKQPG, encoded by the coding sequence ATGTTAAAGACCATGACCTTTGCCATGCTGCACTTTGGTGTGGCCTTCAGCATCACTTATTTGCTCACCGGCAGCCTGCTTATCGGTGGCGCCGTTGCCCTGATTGAGCCGACGATTAATACCGTGGTGTTTTACTTCCATGAAAAAGTCTGGAAGCGGATAGAATCCAACAGGGCTGTATTAAAACAACCTGGCTAA
- a CDS encoding DUF1996 domain-containing protein encodes MDENTDTTSLLTSGESSCQGNELNRSSYWIPALLAPSYDLQTGERMLDAQGEPAWHVVPAVVGNDEEAHEIFYYSAGVDDLESIQTIPLGLKMIAGNHMAQPGNEQDSAVVRWHCQSWESTDAGNPRWSTGIPECREPDRLRMDIFFPSCWNGVDLDSYDHKSHLAYPINTGGPQGSVCPASHPVPIIRVSFHYAFGVKPEVSDPETNSSRGWRLASDRYEVTPFTPGGMSLHGDWFNAWHPEVLETVLKECIQQRLDCHDGNLANGFRLSGTRPGTQSEAAVINMGLGY; translated from the coding sequence GTGGATGAAAACACCGATACAACATCGCTGCTGACAAGCGGGGAATCCAGTTGTCAGGGCAACGAGCTCAATCGCTCCTCTTATTGGATCCCGGCGCTGCTGGCACCAAGCTATGACTTGCAAACCGGAGAGCGAATGCTTGATGCGCAAGGGGAGCCTGCCTGGCACGTGGTTCCCGCAGTGGTTGGTAATGACGAAGAGGCACATGAGATATTTTATTATTCGGCAGGGGTTGATGATCTTGAGTCCATTCAAACTATTCCTCTGGGATTGAAGATGATTGCCGGCAATCATATGGCGCAACCCGGCAATGAGCAGGACAGTGCTGTTGTTCGCTGGCATTGTCAGTCATGGGAGTCCACTGATGCTGGTAATCCCCGTTGGAGCACCGGAATCCCCGAATGCCGGGAACCGGATAGATTGAGGATGGATATCTTTTTCCCCAGTTGCTGGAATGGCGTGGATCTCGACTCCTATGATCACAAGAGTCACCTTGCATATCCTATCAATACCGGTGGCCCGCAGGGCAGTGTTTGCCCCGCAAGCCATCCGGTGCCGATTATTAGGGTCAGTTTTCATTATGCTTTTGGTGTCAAACCCGAAGTCTCCGACCCCGAGACCAACAGCAGCAGAGGCTGGCGTTTAGCCTCAGACAGATATGAGGTTACGCCGTTCACGCCGGGGGGAATGTCTTTACATGGTGATTGGTTTAATGCTTGGCATCCGGAAGTGTTGGAGACAGTGCTTAAGGAGTGCATACAACAAAGGCTGGATTGCCATGATGGGAACTTGGCCAATGGATTTCGCTTATCTGGTACTCGTCCCGGCACCCAATCGGAGGCTGCTGTTATTAATATGGGATTGGGATACTGA